The following are encoded together in the Desulfovibrio litoralis DSM 11393 genome:
- a CDS encoding helix-hairpin-helix domain-containing protein, with product MGQHRKARSKTAFQAELLRLPGIGEKTARLLLTHFGSIKEILLAKEEGLAEIAGIGKQKAKQIWQLFSKKT from the coding sequence ATTGGACAACATCGCAAAGCCCGCAGTAAAACCGCATTTCAAGCCGAACTCTTACGCCTTCCCGGAATAGGCGAAAAAACAGCTCGCTTGTTACTTACTCATTTTGGCTCGATTAAAGAAATTTTACTGGCAAAAGAAGAAGGTTTGGCAGAGATAGCAGGCATAGGCAAGCAAAAAGCCAAACAAATATGGCAGTTATTCAGTAAAAAAACATAA